The Gemmatimonadota bacterium genome window below encodes:
- a CDS encoding signal peptidase II: MIQRLTTPLIDCARRLRDRQVVRLMGLIAIAAVLADWASKSWALERANDALVPLGALTLGVVHNQGFALSAGDGEISTLVVAGVRLAGLAGFLFLSHRIARLLSPRHAYGVALIVAGGMGNLADLFFRGAVVDFIGAGPLVVDWGSAPLHMHVVFNVADLFILIGIGMIAPFLHEAGKAGQRRLAAWERRILRRGVQY, translated from the coding sequence ATGATTCAGCGACTCACCACTCCACTGATCGACTGCGCACGACGGCTTCGGGACCGACAGGTCGTTCGCCTGATGGGGCTCATCGCGATCGCGGCCGTCCTGGCCGACTGGGCAAGCAAATCCTGGGCTCTGGAGCGAGCGAACGACGCCCTAGTCCCGCTCGGAGCCCTGACCCTCGGAGTAGTCCACAATCAGGGGTTCGCCCTTTCGGCAGGGGACGGCGAGATCTCGACCCTCGTGGTCGCCGGCGTGCGCCTGGCCGGGCTCGCCGGCTTTCTCTTCCTGAGCCACCGCATCGCACGACTGTTGAGCCCACGCCACGCCTATGGCGTGGCTCTCATCGTGGCGGGGGGGATGGGCAACCTCGCCGACCTGTTCTTCCGGGGTGCCGTAGTGGACTTCATCGGGGCGGGCCCGCTCGTAGTGGATTGGGGGAGCGCCCCTCTCCACATGCACGTCGTGTTTAACGTGGCGGACCTATTCATCCTCATCGGGATCGGGATGATCGCGCCCTTTCTTCACGAGGCCGGTAAGGCGGGGCAGCGCCGCCTTGCAGCCTGGGAGCGGCGCATCCTGAGGCGGGGGGTTCAGTACTGA
- a CDS encoding DEAD/DEAH box helicase family protein, with translation MPRAEGGSLRDQIAKVEGRLAELDAQRTETESLLRGLRSRLAEEERSSSQLPVLEPGWRPRSKREKVALFRSLFAGRIDVFPKLWQNAKTNKHGYAPACGNEWVPGVCGKPQVKCGECPNQAFLGITDEVLLDHLQGRHVVGVYPLLADQTCRFIAVDFDKGNWQEDVAAYVATSRRFGLVPSVERSRSGKGAHVWFFFSAPVPATNARKVASYLLTETMASRPELPMSSYDRLFPNQDTMPRGGFGNLIALPLQYEARKLGNTVFVDDAWTPFPDQWAYLAGRPSILPARAAGLARDASVSGRILGVRGVADAMDGEVESPWLALPSDEGRKEPIEGPLPSEVRSVLAQQLFVEKAGLPPALLNQINRLAAFQNPQFYEKQAMRLSTARIPRVISCGEDLPEHIALPRGCVSALEELLRRHEIELVVDDLRTDGENLVVEFHGQLTDLQERAVGALLSQETGVFVAPPGTGKSVVGTHLIAKRGRNTLVIVHRTQLVDQWRAQLALFLELKPREIGQIGGGMRKITGVVDVAMIQSLVRRGKVDDIVASYGHVLVDECHHVPAVSFERVMREVRSRYVTGLTATPKRRDGHHPIIELQIGPIRYSVDPRRQAARRGFEQHFIVRETEFRIDTSAKPPAIQEIYSQLATDEGRNEMILDDVIRALEGGRSPVLLTERRDHLEYLAERLGRVARNVVVLRGGMGVKQRRGVAQALASIPDSGERVLLATGRFIGEGFDDARLDTLFLTMPVSWKGTLVQYAGRLHRTHRGKTDVCIFDYVDRGVPMLERMFAKRLKGYRAMGYRPETAPEGTEPRRE, from the coding sequence ATGCCGCGCGCCGAAGGCGGTTCCCTCCGCGACCAAATTGCGAAGGTCGAAGGTCGGCTTGCCGAGTTGGACGCCCAGCGGACCGAGACGGAGAGCCTCCTCAGGGGCCTGAGGAGCCGTCTCGCGGAAGAGGAGAGGTCGTCCAGCCAGCTCCCCGTGCTGGAGCCCGGGTGGCGCCCCCGGTCGAAGCGCGAGAAAGTGGCGCTCTTTCGCTCCCTGTTCGCGGGCCGAATCGATGTCTTTCCCAAGCTGTGGCAGAACGCCAAGACGAACAAACATGGCTACGCCCCGGCCTGCGGCAACGAGTGGGTGCCAGGAGTCTGTGGGAAGCCCCAGGTCAAGTGCGGGGAGTGCCCGAACCAGGCGTTCCTGGGGATCACGGATGAGGTGCTCCTCGACCACCTTCAGGGGCGCCACGTCGTAGGCGTGTACCCTCTGTTGGCCGATCAGACCTGCCGATTTATCGCCGTGGATTTCGATAAGGGGAATTGGCAGGAGGATGTCGCCGCCTACGTGGCAACCTCTCGCCGCTTTGGACTCGTTCCATCAGTAGAGCGCTCGCGCTCGGGCAAGGGGGCGCACGTGTGGTTCTTCTTCTCGGCGCCCGTGCCGGCGACCAACGCGCGTAAGGTGGCGTCCTACTTGCTCACGGAGACCATGGCGTCGCGGCCGGAGCTTCCCATGAGCTCGTACGACCGGCTCTTCCCGAATCAGGATACGATGCCCCGCGGTGGGTTCGGGAACCTCATCGCCCTGCCTCTCCAGTACGAGGCGAGAAAACTCGGAAACACGGTGTTCGTGGATGACGCGTGGACACCGTTTCCGGATCAGTGGGCCTATCTCGCGGGGCGGCCAAGCATACTTCCAGCCCGGGCAGCTGGGCTTGCACGGGACGCCTCGGTTAGCGGGAGGATCCTCGGCGTGCGCGGGGTGGCGGATGCGATGGATGGGGAGGTCGAATCCCCGTGGTTGGCCCTGCCCTCTGACGAGGGCCGAAAAGAGCCCATCGAGGGACCGCTCCCGTCCGAGGTCCGCTCGGTGCTGGCTCAGCAGCTATTCGTTGAGAAGGCTGGTCTTCCCCCGGCTCTTCTCAACCAGATTAATCGGCTGGCCGCTTTTCAGAACCCCCAGTTTTATGAGAAGCAGGCCATGCGTCTCTCGACGGCGCGGATCCCTCGCGTCATCAGCTGCGGCGAAGACCTGCCGGAACACATCGCCTTGCCGCGAGGGTGCGTCTCAGCGCTGGAGGAGCTGCTTCGTCGGCATGAGATCGAGCTTGTGGTGGACGACCTGCGAACGGACGGAGAAAACCTTGTCGTGGAGTTCCACGGGCAGCTCACCGACCTCCAGGAGCGAGCTGTTGGGGCCCTCCTGTCTCAGGAGACGGGAGTGTTTGTGGCTCCCCCCGGGACGGGAAAGTCCGTGGTCGGCACCCACCTGATCGCGAAGCGTGGCCGAAACACCCTCGTGATCGTTCACCGCACGCAGCTCGTGGATCAGTGGAGGGCGCAGCTCGCTCTCTTTCTCGAACTGAAGCCAAGGGAGATCGGCCAGATCGGGGGTGGGATGCGGAAGATCACGGGAGTCGTGGACGTGGCCATGATCCAGAGTCTGGTGCGGCGTGGGAAGGTGGATGACATCGTCGCCAGTTACGGTCACGTGCTCGTTGATGAATGCCATCACGTGCCTGCCGTTTCCTTCGAGCGCGTGATGCGTGAGGTCCGGTCTCGGTACGTCACGGGCCTCACGGCCACGCCAAAGCGCCGGGACGGCCATCACCCGATCATCGAACTTCAGATCGGCCCCATTCGCTACTCTGTCGATCCAAGGAGACAGGCGGCCCGCCGAGGCTTCGAGCAGCACTTCATCGTCCGGGAAACCGAGTTCCGGATCGATACCTCCGCGAAACCCCCAGCGATCCAGGAGATCTACAGCCAGCTTGCCACGGATGAGGGGCGCAACGAGATGATCCTCGATGATGTCATCCGCGCGCTGGAGGGGGGTCGCTCTCCGGTCCTGCTCACCGAGCGTCGCGACCATCTCGAATACCTCGCCGAGCGGTTGGGGCGGGTCGCCAGGAATGTGGTGGTCCTCCGCGGCGGGATGGGTGTCAAGCAGCGCCGAGGGGTCGCGCAAGCGCTCGCGTCTATCCCGGACTCGGGGGAGCGCGTTCTTCTGGCCACCGGGCGCTTCATCGGAGAAGGGTTCGACGACGCCCGCCTCGATACTCTGTTCCTGACGATGCCCGTGTCGTGGAAAGGGACACTCGTACAGTACGCCGGACGGCTTCATCGGACGCACCGGGGAAAGACCGACGTCTGCATTTTCGACTACGTCGATCGAGGCGTGCCAATGCTGGAACGGATGTTCGCGAAGCGCCTGAAAGGTTACCGGGCTATGGGATATCGGCCCGAGACCGCTCCAGAGGGCACTGAACCTCGCCGAGAGTAA
- a CDS encoding excisionase family DNA-binding protein, protein MVVKHRIEPSKEDMDAARKIRDAMQAARKRAPGGALRLAGVELSAATRVALDRVLEEFAKGNAVVVEGSREGSEYTTTRAAAELGMSRPTLINLLEGGKMSYRMVGTHRRVLRTEVERYKRTMSRGGEAVSGRERTTALGEMAKTTASMDEGY, encoded by the coding sequence GTGGTTGTCAAGCACAGAATCGAACCATCGAAGGAAGACATGGATGCTGCCCGAAAGATCCGGGACGCCATGCAGGCCGCGAGAAAGCGGGCTCCTGGGGGAGCCCTTCGCCTGGCTGGGGTGGAGCTGTCCGCCGCAACGCGCGTAGCTCTGGACAGGGTCTTGGAGGAGTTCGCGAAGGGAAACGCGGTGGTTGTCGAGGGTTCTCGCGAAGGATCTGAATACACAACCACCCGAGCTGCTGCGGAACTCGGGATGTCCCGGCCCACGCTCATCAACCTTCTGGAAGGAGGGAAGATGAGCTATCGGATGGTGGGTACGCACCGCCGTGTCCTCCGAACGGAGGTGGAGAGATACAAGCGAACGATGAGTCGCGGTGGGGAAGCGGTATCCGGACGAGAACGGACTACGGCGCTAGGTGAGATGGCCAAGACCACGGCCAGTATGGACGAGGGGTACTGA
- a CDS encoding PIN domain-containing protein — translation MRWPRPRPVWTRGTELNLLAVLDANVLYPFQLRNLLLWLAAEGLYQPLWSESILEEVDRNLRANTRLSEEQLEHLATQMQQAFPDARGFDFDDAAPVVQLPDEGDRHVLALAVHYEADVIVTWNTKDFPESLLMGFGLERKRPPSFLEQLWAVDREGVLRAAEAHRTSLLRDPLTPSAYLEALRTRAQLRRFAQRLESSGFLESAPGR, via the coding sequence GTGAGATGGCCAAGACCACGGCCAGTATGGACGAGGGGTACTGAGCTGAACCTGCTCGCCGTGCTGGACGCCAACGTTCTGTATCCTTTTCAGCTGCGCAATCTCCTCCTGTGGCTCGCGGCGGAGGGCCTTTACCAGCCCCTGTGGTCGGAGTCAATCTTGGAGGAGGTCGACCGGAACCTGCGGGCCAACACAAGGCTGAGCGAAGAGCAGCTCGAGCATCTCGCGACGCAGATGCAGCAGGCCTTCCCGGATGCCCGTGGGTTCGACTTTGACGATGCCGCACCGGTAGTGCAGCTGCCTGATGAGGGAGACCGGCACGTGCTCGCGCTGGCGGTCCATTACGAGGCCGACGTGATCGTGACGTGGAACACCAAGGACTTCCCCGAAAGCCTTCTCATGGGGTTCGGTCTCGAGCGGAAACGTCCGCCGAGTTTTCTCGAACAGCTTTGGGCTGTGGATCGGGAGGGCGTGCTCCGGGCTGCTGAGGCCCATCGCACCTCACTGCTGCGCGATCCGTTAACGCCATCCGCCTATCTTGAGGCTCTCCGCACCAGAGCGCAGCTTCGACGTTTCGCCCAGCGGCTGGAGAGCAGCGGATTCCTCGAGTCCGCGCCTGGACGCTGA
- a CDS encoding SRPBCC family protein, whose product MRLSYAVVSSLWIGLLPAGLAAQNPAPAQAGAVSSAVANPTYVSIVMEIDVARPAEEAWARVGKYCDIAEWLPIASGCTMLSGTEGEIGSVRSVANEILVGKTPLSYTYTQPVRDGRPYNLYHGTLEARPVTATTSKLVYTLMYDNSMLADDAAREQDRQRRTTTFTNALQNMKTLAEGGTLTPGG is encoded by the coding sequence ATGAGACTCAGCTACGCGGTAGTTTCGTCACTCTGGATTGGCCTCCTTCCCGCGGGACTGGCAGCGCAGAATCCGGCGCCGGCCCAGGCGGGCGCGGTCAGCAGCGCGGTGGCGAATCCCACCTACGTTTCCATCGTGATGGAGATCGACGTGGCGCGCCCCGCGGAGGAAGCCTGGGCACGGGTCGGGAAATACTGTGACATCGCGGAGTGGCTGCCGATCGCCAGCGGCTGCACGATGCTCTCCGGCACGGAGGGCGAAATCGGCTCGGTGCGTTCGGTCGCCAACGAGATCCTCGTCGGCAAGACGCCTCTCTCGTATACCTACACGCAGCCTGTGCGGGACGGCCGTCCTTACAATCTCTACCACGGCACCCTCGAAGCTCGCCCGGTGACCGCCACCACGTCGAAGCTTGTCTACACGCTGATGTACGACAATTCGATGCTCGCGGACGACGCCGCGCGGGAACAGGACCGCCAGAGACGGACGACCACCTTTACGAACGCTCTGCAGAACATGAAGACGCTCGCCGAAGGCGGGACCCTCACGCCCGGGGGCTGA